Proteins co-encoded in one Meiothermus sp. genomic window:
- a CDS encoding Zn-dependent hydrolase gives MLNPKRTVEELKELRDLTADENGAWRVAWTDTWLKAREWFNRKLEGLPVEQHYDAAGNNWVTLKGKSEKALLIGGHLDSVPGGGWLDGCLNVLAGLEVLRRIAEEYQGNPPVTVRLVDWADEEGARFGRSLLGSSAFSGTLEPELEKDRTDKDGIRLEEALRRCGVEMSRMLEARSEQKNAAAYLELHIEQGPVLLDMGLPLGVVLGTFGVERHAITFRGQAAHSGSTPMHKRKDAFLAAGKMASEIYNITDRNGGVSTIGSCITKPGIVTSVVAECTITLDQRHLDADALARLKFEAEKASQRFAREGGLPEPEWNTIWRIHPILFHPELIEFCDQAIREVAGVSHRLPSGPLHDAAEVARAGIPTVMMFVQSLHGISHNKIEDTKEEHLELAVQALDRLAEKTMHWIAKQ, from the coding sequence ATGCTAAACCCCAAACGAACCGTTGAAGAACTCAAGGAACTGCGTGACCTGACCGCCGACGAAAACGGCGCCTGGCGGGTGGCCTGGACCGATACCTGGCTCAAAGCGCGCGAATGGTTCAACCGCAAGCTGGAGGGCCTACCGGTAGAGCAACACTACGACGCCGCCGGCAACAACTGGGTGACGCTCAAGGGCAAAAGCGAAAAAGCCCTTCTGATTGGGGGCCACCTGGACTCGGTGCCGGGCGGGGGCTGGCTGGATGGCTGCCTTAACGTGCTGGCGGGCCTCGAGGTTCTGCGTCGCATCGCCGAGGAGTACCAGGGGAATCCCCCGGTCACAGTGCGGCTGGTGGACTGGGCCGACGAAGAAGGGGCCCGCTTTGGGCGCAGCCTGCTGGGTTCCTCGGCCTTCTCGGGCACCCTCGAGCCCGAGCTGGAAAAAGACCGCACCGACAAGGACGGCATCCGCCTGGAGGAGGCCCTGCGGCGCTGCGGGGTAGAGATGAGCAGGATGCTCGAGGCCCGGAGCGAACAGAAAAACGCCGCAGCCTACCTCGAGCTCCACATCGAACAGGGCCCGGTGCTGCTGGACATGGGCCTGCCCCTGGGGGTGGTTCTGGGAACCTTCGGGGTCGAGCGCCACGCCATCACCTTTAGGGGCCAGGCCGCCCACTCCGGCTCCACGCCCATGCATAAGCGCAAGGATGCTTTTCTGGCCGCAGGCAAAATGGCCTCCGAGATCTACAACATCACCGACCGTAACGGAGGGGTTAGCACCATCGGAAGCTGCATCACCAAACCGGGGATTGTGACCAGCGTGGTGGCGGAATGCACCATCACCCTCGACCAGCGCCACCTCGATGCCGATGCCCTGGCCCGCCTTAAGTTCGAGGCCGAAAAAGCCAGCCAGCGCTTCGCCCGCGAGGGAGGCCTGCCGGAGCCGGAGTGGAACACCATCTGGCGGATTCACCCCATCCTGTTCCACCCCGAGCTGATCGAGTTCTGCGACCAGGCCATCCGCGAGGTGGCCGGGGTCTCGCACCGCCTGCCCTCGGGGCCCCTGCACGACGCCGCCGAGGTGGCCCGTGCCGGCATTCCCACGGTGATGATGTTCGTGCAGAGTCTGCACGGTATCAGCCACAACAAAATCGAGGACACCAAGGAAGAACACCTCGAGCTTGCGGTGCAGGCCCTGGATCGGCTGGCCGAGAAAACCATGCACTGGATTGCCAAGCAGTAG
- a CDS encoding LysE family translocator, whose translation MMLIPPDQLLVFALASLALLLIPGPAVLYIVTRSAAQGRAAGLASVLGIQCGGMVHVLMATLGLSAILLSSALAFNLVKYAGAAYLVYLGLRTWLSREPLELGAVARQPMHQIFLQGFVVNALNPKTALFFFAFLPQFVDPVRGAAWAQFLLLGMVFISLATLSDGAYALLSSSLGSLLRYKAREPRFAQGQRLITGGIYIGLGLTAALTGNRHK comes from the coding sequence ATGATGCTGATACCCCCTGACCAACTGCTGGTGTTTGCCCTGGCCAGTCTGGCCCTGCTCCTGATACCGGGGCCGGCGGTGCTTTACATCGTTACCCGCAGCGCTGCGCAGGGGCGTGCGGCGGGTCTGGCCAGCGTGCTGGGTATCCAGTGCGGGGGCATGGTACACGTGCTGATGGCTACCCTGGGTCTTTCGGCCATCCTGCTCTCGAGCGCCCTGGCTTTCAACCTGGTTAAGTATGCAGGTGCGGCCTATCTGGTGTACCTGGGCCTGCGAACCTGGCTCTCCAGGGAGCCCCTCGAGCTAGGCGCGGTCGCCCGCCAGCCCATGCACCAAATTTTTCTGCAAGGGTTTGTGGTCAACGCCCTGAATCCCAAAACCGCACTGTTCTTTTTTGCCTTCCTGCCCCAGTTTGTAGACCCTGTACGGGGGGCAGCCTGGGCCCAGTTTTTGTTGCTGGGGATGGTTTTTATAAGCCTGGCCACCCTGAGTGATGGGGCCTATGCCCTGTTGTCGAGTTCGCTGGGAAGCCTTTTGCGCTACAAAGCCCGTGAGCCGCGCTTCGCCCAGGGACAGCGGCTCATTACCGGGGGCATCTACATCGGGCTGGGCCTGACCGCGGCCCTGACGGGCAACCGCCATAAATAG
- a CDS encoding ABC transporter permease codes for MSGLYRPSSYWTGWLLLGLGFGLLLWFIVAWWDQSEPASSTQKLLIGLGFLGVVWGIARVAQQFVDTPNPVIGFTPAALTLLALMVTAEALLRAYQVPPGLIPTPSRVLSTLLEVRDVLLQDAFQTVVLEALVGYLIGCSLGLITALLVSRYVFLERGLLPYATIFSSIPIVALAPVLVKMIGIDWPSKAVIVAVTVFFPMVVNTFRGLTEVSPLSLDLMRSYAAGEVQQYRWLRLPNALPFIFNALKLGTTLAMIGAIVGEFFGANGQGLGFRIQIEAGRFGFDIVWSAIIVASVIGIAWYGLVAWLERRLTGWHVSFR; via the coding sequence GTGAGCGGGCTGTATCGTCCTTCCTCGTACTGGACGGGGTGGCTTTTACTGGGGCTGGGGTTTGGGCTATTGCTGTGGTTTATCGTGGCCTGGTGGGATCAGTCCGAACCCGCCAGCAGCACCCAGAAACTTCTGATTGGCCTGGGCTTTTTGGGGGTGGTGTGGGGCATTGCCAGGGTGGCCCAGCAGTTTGTGGACACCCCCAATCCGGTCATCGGCTTCACACCCGCGGCCCTCACCCTGCTGGCCCTGATGGTGACCGCCGAGGCCCTGCTGCGGGCCTACCAGGTACCCCCCGGCCTGATTCCGACCCCCAGCCGGGTGCTTTCAACCTTGCTGGAAGTGCGGGATGTGCTTTTGCAGGACGCGTTCCAGACCGTCGTGCTGGAGGCCCTGGTGGGCTACCTAATCGGCTGTAGCCTGGGCCTGATTACGGCCTTGCTAGTGAGCCGGTATGTATTTTTGGAGCGTGGGCTGCTCCCTTACGCCACGATCTTTAGCAGCATTCCCATCGTGGCCCTGGCCCCGGTTCTGGTCAAGATGATTGGCATTGACTGGCCCTCCAAGGCCGTGATCGTAGCTGTTACCGTGTTTTTTCCCATGGTGGTCAATACCTTCCGGGGCCTGACCGAGGTGAGCCCGCTCTCGCTCGACCTGATGCGCTCGTATGCAGCCGGGGAAGTGCAGCAGTACCGCTGGCTGCGCCTGCCCAACGCCCTGCCCTTTATCTTCAACGCCCTCAAGCTGGGTACGACCCTGGCTATGATTGGGGCCATTGTGGGCGAGTTTTTTGGGGCCAACGGGCAGGGGCTGGGTTTTCGTATCCAGATCGAGGCTGGGCGTTTTGGCTTCGATATCGTCTGGTCGGCCATCATTGTGGCCTCGGTGATAGGCATTGCCTGGTATGGCCTGGTGGCGTGGCTCGAGCGGAGATTAACTGGATGGCACGTGTCCTTTCGCTAG
- a CDS encoding PucR family transcriptional regulator, with the protein MHLPTLRQILELPAFAGAELLSGQGRLEAPITWVHVAEVLDVARLLSGGELVLSTGLELSRSTPEAQVAYVRSLAEAGVGGLGLELVQWLTEVPPEMLQTARMLQFPILAFRTEVRFADLTRAAHERILRPAVDKEEPLLDSLLEALVETGRDRSFLQRQLGAILNLPSRPRSTLLATLEALLASQFNIAETARRLGVRRQSIYYRLEQLRGMLGDLESPERRLGLWVALELLKR; encoded by the coding sequence ATGCACCTGCCCACCCTGCGCCAGATTCTCGAGCTTCCCGCCTTTGCCGGGGCAGAACTGCTCTCGGGGCAGGGTCGGCTCGAGGCCCCCATCACCTGGGTGCACGTGGCCGAGGTGCTGGACGTGGCCCGGCTGCTGTCGGGGGGCGAGCTGGTGCTTTCCACCGGCCTCGAGCTCTCCCGCAGCACGCCCGAGGCCCAGGTGGCCTATGTGCGCTCGCTGGCCGAGGCCGGGGTGGGTGGGCTCGGCCTCGAGTTGGTGCAGTGGCTCACCGAGGTGCCCCCGGAGATGCTGCAAACCGCCCGAATGCTGCAATTCCCCATTCTGGCTTTTCGCACCGAGGTGCGCTTTGCCGACCTGACCCGCGCGGCCCACGAGCGCATTCTGCGCCCAGCGGTGGATAAGGAAGAGCCGCTGCTGGACTCCCTCCTGGAGGCCCTGGTCGAGACCGGCCGCGACCGCAGCTTTCTGCAGCGCCAGCTAGGGGCTATCCTGAACCTGCCCAGCCGGCCCCGCAGCACCCTGCTGGCTACCCTGGAAGCCCTGCTGGCCTCGCAGTTCAACATTGCCGAGACCGCCCGCCGGCTGGGGGTGCGCCGGCAGAGCATCTACTACCGCCTCGAGCAGCTCAGGGGCATGCTGGGCGACCTCGAGAGTCCCGAACGGCGGCTGGGGTTGTGGGTGGCGCTGGAGCTGCTCAAGCGCTGA
- a CDS encoding ABC transporter ATP-binding protein translates to MMMQANTSPELSAKGSNAAAIVSVRDVSMVFQNGTVALKDANLEIAQGEFISLIGPSGCGKTTLLRLLADLIQPSSGTIRIGGKSPEEARKARAYGYVFQAPTLMEWRNVLSNVMLPLEVMNFPVQERRARAERMLALVGLEKFARHYPWQLSGGMQQRVSIARALAFDPQLLFMDEPFGALDEITRENLNLELLRLWRETGKTIIFVTHSIPEAVFLSTRIVVMTPRPGKIETVIPVDLPQPRTFETRETTRFFELATEVREALRKGHGYEVTE, encoded by the coding sequence ATGATGATGCAAGCCAATACCTCTCCAGAGCTATCCGCCAAAGGTTCGAACGCAGCGGCCATCGTTTCGGTGCGGGATGTCTCGATGGTGTTTCAAAACGGAACGGTGGCCCTCAAAGACGCCAACCTCGAGATCGCCCAGGGGGAGTTCATCAGCCTGATTGGGCCCTCGGGTTGCGGTAAAACCACCCTGCTGCGTCTGCTGGCCGACCTGATTCAGCCCTCTTCGGGCACCATCCGCATCGGGGGTAAAAGCCCCGAGGAGGCCCGCAAGGCACGGGCCTACGGCTACGTCTTCCAGGCCCCCACCCTGATGGAGTGGCGCAATGTGCTCTCGAACGTGATGCTGCCCTTGGAGGTGATGAACTTTCCCGTACAGGAGCGCAGGGCAAGGGCCGAGCGGATGCTGGCTTTGGTGGGGCTGGAGAAGTTCGCCAGGCACTACCCCTGGCAGCTTTCGGGCGGGATGCAGCAGCGGGTCTCCATCGCCCGGGCCCTGGCTTTCGACCCACAGCTTTTGTTCATGGATGAGCCCTTTGGCGCCCTGGACGAGATTACCCGCGAGAACCTGAACCTGGAGCTTTTGCGCCTGTGGCGCGAGACCGGTAAAACCATCATCTTTGTGACCCACTCCATCCCCGAGGCGGTCTTCCTGTCCACCCGGATCGTGGTGATGACCCCGCGCCCCGGCAAAATCGAGACCGTCATACCGGTAGACCTGCCCCAGCCCCGCACCTTCGAGACCCGCGAGACCACCCGCTTTTTCGAACTGGCTACCGAGGTGCGGGAGGCCCTGCGCAAAGGCCACGGCTACGAGGTGACCGAGTGA
- a CDS encoding ABC transporter substrate-binding protein has translation MKKWSVLWVLAVFVLASLASAQQNLVKVNLQLKWFPQAQFAGFFVAKERGFFRAQGLDVTLLPAGDQSPIQVVQSGAADFGTTWIADLLTARERGIPVVHLAQIFQRSGFTLVALKSTGIKDLCKDLKGKSVGVWPSGNEYPAVALFRKCGLTSSLDPRVTNPDVTAVSYPFDPALVFPDKVQLVSAMIYNEVNQIAGLGYDETKVDVFKLADEGINLLEDLLFTTERVLNERNFKGSGLTGRQVAARLIRASIQGWNWAVANQAETVEKYVLPFCGNTCKGSGTRADAKGHQTWQMAEIAKLYNAGATAKGWPGFLVPADYQASVRLLREQGILTKDPPAATVDYGPWEAATGKRARDWK, from the coding sequence ATGAAGAAGTGGTCGGTCTTGTGGGTACTGGCAGTCTTCGTGTTGGCATCGCTGGCGAGCGCACAGCAAAACCTGGTCAAGGTCAACTTGCAGCTCAAGTGGTTTCCGCAAGCCCAGTTTGCGGGTTTCTTTGTAGCCAAGGAGCGGGGCTTTTTCCGGGCGCAGGGGCTGGATGTAACCCTGCTGCCGGCGGGCGACCAATCCCCCATTCAGGTGGTGCAGTCCGGCGCAGCCGACTTCGGCACGACCTGGATTGCCGACTTGCTCACCGCTCGGGAGCGCGGTATTCCGGTGGTGCACCTGGCCCAGATTTTCCAGCGCTCGGGCTTTACGCTGGTGGCGCTGAAATCCACCGGCATCAAGGACCTGTGCAAAGACCTGAAGGGTAAGAGCGTGGGGGTCTGGCCCTCCGGCAACGAGTACCCGGCGGTGGCTTTGTTCCGCAAGTGCGGCCTGACCAGCTCGCTGGATCCCAGGGTAACCAACCCCGATGTTACCGCGGTAAGCTACCCCTTCGACCCGGCTTTGGTTTTCCCCGACAAGGTGCAACTGGTCTCGGCCATGATCTACAACGAGGTCAACCAGATTGCCGGACTGGGCTACGACGAGACCAAGGTGGATGTGTTCAAGCTGGCCGATGAAGGTATCAACCTGCTCGAGGATCTCCTATTCACCACCGAACGGGTCTTGAACGAGCGCAACTTCAAGGGTTCAGGCCTGACGGGCCGGCAGGTAGCCGCCCGCCTGATTCGGGCCTCCATCCAGGGCTGGAACTGGGCGGTGGCCAACCAGGCCGAAACCGTCGAAAAGTACGTGCTGCCCTTCTGCGGTAACACCTGCAAAGGCTCCGGCACCCGCGCCGATGCCAAGGGCCACCAGACCTGGCAGATGGCTGAGATCGCCAAACTCTACAACGCTGGGGCCACCGCTAAGGGCTGGCCGGGTTTCCTGGTGCCTGCCGACTACCAGGCCTCGGTGCGCCTGCTGCGCGAGCAGGGCATCCTGACCAAAGACCCTCCAGCGGCCACCGTGGACTATGGCCCCTGGGAAGCCGCCACTGGCAAGCGGGCTCGAGACTGGAAATAA
- a CDS encoding ABC transporter permease: protein MRISPNLVPMLVVALVVLALYWPLMYLANIPVAQRALDTGAALPCETAFECATQLRSPVLPSPQQLWNGFGNLMFPLNSPNAIPINAAVTAFETVVGLLLAAVVGFFFAIGMVASRAFERALLPWIVASQTVPIIAIAPMLVVLLGQYGVQGWLPKAIIAAYIAFFPITIGVAKGLKSPDPMALDLMKTYNASHWQTYLKLRFPASVPYLFTAFKVAMTAALIGAIVAEISTISFQGIGKMLAENSRASDVVAMWVIMLSSAVLGILLVALVNWLERLLTPWRRTGPVAAGPSRPAREGVHSA, encoded by the coding sequence ATGCGAATCTCGCCCAATCTGGTGCCCATGCTGGTGGTGGCCCTGGTGGTGCTGGCGCTGTACTGGCCGCTGATGTACCTGGCAAATATCCCGGTAGCGCAGCGGGCGTTGGATACGGGCGCGGCCCTGCCCTGCGAGACTGCTTTTGAGTGTGCAACCCAGCTTAGGAGCCCGGTGTTGCCTTCGCCCCAGCAGCTCTGGAACGGCTTTGGCAACCTGATGTTCCCCCTCAATTCACCCAACGCCATTCCCATCAATGCGGCTGTTACGGCCTTCGAGACGGTGGTGGGTTTGCTGCTGGCGGCGGTGGTGGGCTTCTTTTTTGCGATTGGGATGGTGGCCTCGAGGGCCTTTGAACGGGCATTGCTGCCCTGGATTGTGGCCTCCCAGACCGTCCCCATCATCGCCATTGCGCCCATGCTGGTGGTGCTGCTGGGGCAGTATGGGGTGCAGGGCTGGCTGCCCAAGGCCATCATTGCGGCCTATATCGCTTTTTTCCCCATCACCATCGGGGTTGCCAAGGGCCTCAAAAGCCCCGACCCCATGGCCCTCGACCTGATGAAAACCTACAACGCCAGCCACTGGCAAACCTACCTCAAGCTGCGCTTCCCGGCCTCGGTGCCCTATCTGTTCACGGCCTTCAAGGTCGCCATGACAGCGGCCCTGATCGGGGCCATTGTGGCCGAGATCTCCACCATCAGCTTTCAGGGCATCGGCAAGATGCTGGCGGAGAACTCGAGGGCCTCGGATGTGGTGGCGATGTGGGTGATTATGCTCTCCTCGGCGGTACTGGGAATCTTGCTGGTGGCCCTGGTGAACTGGCTCGAGCGCCTGCTTACGCCCTGGCGGCGCACCGGCCCGGTGGCAGCGGGGCCCTCGAGGCCGGCTCGGGAGGGGGTGCATAGCGCGTGA